In a single window of the Veillonella sp. genome:
- the rpmG gene encoding 50S ribosomal protein L33: MRNAITLACTDCKQRNYQTNKNKKNNPDRIEMMKYCKFCGKHTLHRETK; this comes from the coding sequence ATGCGTAATGCCATTACTTTAGCTTGCACAGATTGCAAACAACGCAACTATCAAACGAACAAGAACAAAAAGAACAATCCTGATCGTATTGAAATGATGAAATATTGCAAATTCTGCGGTAAACATACATTACACCGTGAAACAAAATAA
- the secE gene encoding preprotein translocase subunit SecE: MAKSNSAVQQRGGFGKFFRGVKAELKKVVWPTRKELINYTIVVFLVTVFIALVIAVLDGLFAQLFNTLLHFVG; this comes from the coding sequence ATGGCAAAGTCTAACTCAGCAGTGCAGCAGCGTGGTGGATTTGGAAAATTCTTCCGCGGTGTGAAAGCTGAACTAAAAAAAGTAGTCTGGCCAACAAGAAAAGAGCTTATCAATTACACAATAGTAGTATTCTTAGTGACTGTATTCATCGCTTTGGTTATTGCTGTGCTTGATGGACTCTTCGCCCAACTTTTTAATACGTTGTTGCACTTTGTTGGATAA
- the nusG gene encoding transcription termination/antitermination protein NusG encodes MEADKKWYVIHTYSGYENKVKTTLELKVQSMGLQDVISRILVPLEDEIDEKDGVKKVVKRKIFPGYVLVEMEVNDRSWYVVRNTPGVTGFVGSATKPVPLSDSEVEHILKSQGLDKKPTINVDVEVGETVRITSGAFEDKLGVITELNPEKGTLKLNVEMFNRDTEVEVEFSQIEKAL; translated from the coding sequence ATGGAAGCAGATAAGAAGTGGTATGTAATTCATACCTATTCAGGCTACGAAAATAAAGTTAAAACCACTCTTGAACTTAAAGTTCAATCTATGGGCCTACAAGATGTGATTAGCCGTATTTTGGTACCTCTTGAGGACGAAATAGATGAAAAAGATGGGGTTAAAAAAGTAGTAAAACGTAAGATATTTCCTGGGTACGTATTGGTTGAAATGGAAGTTAACGACCGCTCTTGGTATGTTGTGCGCAACACGCCAGGTGTAACAGGTTTCGTTGGTTCTGCCACTAAACCAGTTCCACTTTCTGATTCCGAAGTAGAACATATACTTAAGTCTCAGGGCTTGGATAAGAAACCAACCATCAACGTCGACGTCGAAGTTGGTGAAACGGTGCGCATTACGTCCGGGGCCTTTGAAGATAAACTAGGTGTTATTACCGAACTTAACCCTGAAAAAGGAACATTAAAACTTAACGTGGAAATGTTCAACCGAGATACCGAGGTAGAGGTAGAGTTCTCTCAAATTGAGAAAGCTCTTTAA
- the rplK gene encoding 50S ribosomal protein L11, with amino-acid sequence MAKKLVKQVKLQIEAAKATPAPPVGPALGQAGVNIVAFTKEFNERTAKQAGLIIPVVINVYEDRSFDFITKTPPAAVLLKKAAGIPKGSGVPNRDKVAKVGRDKVREIAELKMPDLNANTVEQGMRMVEGTARSMGIEIVD; translated from the coding sequence ATGGCTAAGAAATTAGTTAAACAAGTAAAACTACAAATTGAAGCCGCTAAAGCTACTCCAGCACCACCAGTTGGTCCTGCACTAGGTCAAGCAGGTGTTAACATCGTTGCTTTCACAAAAGAATTCAACGAACGTACTGCTAAACAAGCTGGCTTAATTATCCCAGTAGTTATTAACGTATATGAAGATCGTAGCTTCGACTTCATCACTAAGACTCCACCAGCTGCAGTATTGTTGAAAAAAGCTGCAGGTATTCCAAAAGGTTCTGGTGTACCTAACCGTGATAAAGTAGCAAAAGTAGGTCGCGATAAAGTTCGTGAAATTGCTGAATTGAAAATGCCTGACTTAAATGCTAATACCGTAGAACAAGGTATGCGCATGGTAGAAGGTACTGCTCGCAGCATGGGCATTGAAATCGTTGACTAA
- the rplA gene encoding 50S ribosomal protein L1 gives MAKVGKKYAEAVKLIEAGKFYEPVEAIELVKKTATANFDETVEIAFNLNVDPKYADQQVRGAVVLPHGTGKTKRVLVFAKGDNIKAAEEAGADFVGSEELVAKIQGGWSDFDVVVATPDMMGQVGRLGKILGPKGLMPNPKVGTVTPDVARAVNEIKAGKIEYRTDKAGIISCSIGKASFDDEKLLDNYRTIVDTIIKAKPVAAKGQYIKSVTLSATMGPGVPLNVFKLSNVTKEQ, from the coding sequence ATGGCAAAAGTAGGTAAGAAATACGCTGAAGCAGTAAAACTTATTGAAGCTGGTAAGTTCTACGAACCAGTAGAAGCAATTGAGTTGGTTAAGAAAACTGCAACTGCAAATTTCGATGAAACAGTTGAAATCGCTTTCAACTTGAATGTCGACCCTAAATACGCTGATCAACAAGTTCGTGGTGCAGTAGTATTGCCTCATGGTACTGGCAAAACTAAACGCGTTCTTGTATTCGCAAAAGGCGACAATATTAAAGCAGCTGAAGAAGCTGGTGCAGATTTCGTAGGTTCTGAAGAGTTAGTAGCTAAAATCCAAGGTGGTTGGAGCGACTTCGACGTAGTAGTTGCTACACCAGACATGATGGGTCAAGTTGGCCGTCTTGGTAAAATCTTGGGTCCTAAAGGCTTGATGCCAAACCCTAAAGTTGGTACAGTAACTCCAGACGTTGCTCGTGCAGTAAACGAAATCAAAGCTGGTAAAATCGAATACCGTACTGATAAAGCAGGCATTATCTCTTGCTCCATCGGTAAAGCGTCTTTCGATGATGAAAAATTACTTGACAACTACCGTACAATCGTTGATACTATTATCAAGGCTAAACCTGTAGCAGCTAAAGGTCAATACATTAAATCTGTAACCTTGTCCGCTACAATGGGCCCTGGTGTGCCTTTGAACGTGTTCAAATTGAGCAACGTTACAAAAGAGCAATAA
- the rplJ gene encoding 50S ribosomal protein L10 → MAVTESKKAIVAQMKETLSEAKGAVLIGYSGLTVAQATELRRKMLAEGVEYKVIKNTLTRIAANELNLEGFSEHLEGPTALATSKEDAVAPARVIEQFIKTTDKEVVTVKAGIVEGEVMDAAGIKAIANLPNREGMLSMLLSVLQAPVRNVAYAVKAVAEAKPAE, encoded by the coding sequence ATGGCTGTCACTGAATCAAAAAAAGCAATTGTTGCTCAAATGAAAGAAACTCTTTCTGAAGCAAAAGGTGCTGTATTGATTGGTTACTCTGGTTTGACAGTTGCTCAAGCAACTGAACTTCGTCGCAAAATGTTGGCTGAAGGTGTTGAATACAAAGTAATCAAAAATACTTTGACTCGTATCGCTGCAAACGAATTGAATCTTGAAGGTTTCTCTGAGCACTTAGAAGGTCCAACTGCATTGGCTACTTCTAAAGAGGATGCTGTTGCACCTGCTCGTGTAATCGAACAATTCATCAAAACAACTGATAAAGAAGTTGTTACAGTTAAAGCTGGTATCGTTGAAGGCGAAGTTATGGACGCTGCTGGCATCAAAGCAATTGCAAATCTTCCAAACCGCGAAGGTATGCTTTCCATGTTGCTTTCCGTATTGCAAGCTCCTGTTCGCAACGTTGCATACGCTGTCAAAGCTGTTGCAGAAGCAAAACCTGCAGAATAA
- the rplL gene encoding 50S ribosomal protein L7/L12 has protein sequence MALNIENIVAELKEATILELNDLVKAIEEEFGVTAAAPVAVAAAGDAGAGAAKDSFDVILKDAGASKINVIKVVREATGLGLKEAKAIVDGAPAPVKEGVATEAAEALKAQLEEAGATVELK, from the coding sequence ATGGCATTGAACATTGAAAACATCGTTGCTGAATTAAAAGAAGCAACTATTCTTGAACTTAATGATCTTGTAAAAGCAATTGAAGAAGAATTTGGCGTAACTGCAGCAGCTCCTGTAGCTGTAGCAGCAGCTGGCGACGCTGGTGCTGGCGCAGCTAAAGATTCCTTCGACGTAATCTTGAAAGATGCTGGCGCATCCAAAATCAACGTAATCAAAGTTGTTCGTGAAGCAACTGGTCTTGGCTTGAAAGAAGCTAAAGCTATCGTTGACGGCGCTCCTGCACCTGTAAAAGAAGGCGTAGCTACTGAAGCAGCTGAAGCTTTGAAAGCTCAATTGGAAGAAGCTGGCGCAACTGTAGAATTGAAATAA
- a CDS encoding ArnT family glycosyltransferase, which produces MINNHMLRIGALFLLTVLSYGFYNAYLPITDPVESNYVLSAITMLKHNSWISPMIYDQVWYDKPPLTYWALMISYKLFGISDFTSRIPNTLIAGGSVALMYHLVYRIKESTHIAVTSAILLFSALQFWYISHAVITDGFLFFFSLAIFGYAYLAFTKNDKHSMVKAYGAAALAVVTKGPVGIVLPGLILLLFIAARWFTQKDKDDYSLAKDITLLFNPLGILLFIVIASPWYIAMYSIHGQEFISGFLGLHNMERALVSEHPKFNVWYYYLIIVPLALLPWTPAVIYRLKSIKWKENFYLLGAIWFIVIVLFYSLVATKYITYTLPAIIPCIIWGAEAITNSFYNKSTSFKYIVTIPLAIYVLLFLVASIVTPELNPIPLIIALTTTVFFILLVKQYRNKNLPLSICLATPLTILYTAITITVTPILFDQSGIQFKPYIESNMQPTYIYSTYYTSILYYTGDTPTQVFVHTTDNPLWTAGKTLMPTITVEEFEKRVSIEKGAIIIVPNKYIKEFTSSPINIIATEVGKSGAARIYQIQ; this is translated from the coding sequence ATGATTAACAATCACATGCTGCGCATAGGTGCGCTATTTTTATTAACCGTACTGAGTTACGGTTTCTATAATGCTTATCTTCCCATAACCGATCCGGTTGAATCCAACTATGTATTATCTGCTATTACAATGCTAAAGCATAACTCATGGATATCGCCCATGATATATGACCAAGTCTGGTATGATAAACCGCCCCTCACCTATTGGGCGCTCATGATAAGCTATAAACTATTCGGCATATCTGACTTTACATCGCGTATACCGAATACACTCATTGCCGGTGGTAGTGTAGCGCTTATGTACCATCTTGTGTATCGCATCAAAGAGTCCACGCATATAGCAGTAACAAGTGCCATACTTTTATTTAGTGCCTTACAGTTCTGGTACATTTCCCACGCAGTCATAACAGACGGCTTCCTCTTCTTCTTTTCACTAGCCATATTCGGCTATGCTTATCTAGCTTTCACCAAGAACGATAAACATTCCATGGTAAAAGCCTATGGGGCAGCAGCCTTAGCTGTTGTAACTAAGGGTCCAGTTGGTATTGTTCTGCCTGGATTAATACTATTACTATTCATTGCTGCACGATGGTTCACTCAAAAAGATAAGGATGATTACTCACTCGCTAAGGATATTACATTACTTTTTAATCCTTTGGGAATTCTCTTATTTATAGTTATTGCCAGTCCCTGGTACATCGCTATGTACTCGATTCACGGTCAGGAATTCATATCTGGTTTCCTAGGACTTCACAACATGGAGCGAGCACTTGTATCTGAGCATCCAAAATTCAATGTTTGGTATTATTACCTAATCATTGTTCCTCTTGCACTGTTACCTTGGACACCAGCAGTAATTTACAGACTCAAAAGTATTAAATGGAAAGAAAATTTTTATCTTCTTGGTGCTATCTGGTTTATAGTGATTGTATTATTTTATTCTCTAGTAGCGACCAAATATATAACCTATACTTTACCAGCAATAATCCCTTGTATTATCTGGGGAGCTGAGGCTATTACAAATAGCTTTTACAATAAGAGTACTAGTTTTAAATATATTGTTACCATTCCATTAGCAATATATGTCCTCTTATTCCTAGTAGCCAGCATAGTAACACCTGAATTAAATCCAATACCACTAATCATTGCATTAACCACAACAGTATTCTTTATACTATTAGTAAAACAGTATAGAAACAAGAATTTACCACTATCTATATGTTTAGCTACACCATTAACCATTTTGTATACGGCAATCACTATAACGGTAACCCCTATTTTATTTGATCAATCCGGGATTCAATTCAAACCATATATTGAATCAAATATGCAACCTACCTATATATACAGTACATACTATACATCAATTTTGTATTATACCGGAGATACACCAACACAAGTATTTGTACATACTACAGATAACCCTCTATGGACAGCAGGCAAAACATTAATGCCAACCATAACAGTAGAGGAGTTTGAAAAAAGAGTATCCATAGAAAAAGGTGCTATCATTATTGTGCCAAATAAATATATCAAAGAATTTACTAGTTCCCCGATCAATATAATAGCAACAGAAGTTGGTAAAAGCGGAGCAGCTAGAATTTATCAAATTCAGTAA
- a CDS encoding aspartate ammonia-lyase, whose amino-acid sequence MRKEHDFLGELEVADELYYGVQTIRALENFHITGKHLDQDFIKALAMVKKASALANMKTGRLNVSIGKAIVQAADEVIEGQFADQFPVDPIQGGAGTSVNMNMNEVLANRACEILGHPKGSYDIVSPNNHCNMAQSTNDAFPTAIKVCAILKSKPLLEALQRLVDELEKKADEYSEILKMGRTHLQDAVPITLGQEMGAYASGVRRGIKRIKSAVEGAHVINMGATAVGTGLNAEPNYIHDVAYELSEVVGEPFYTAENLIDATNNTDIFADISSGLKVTALVLIKMANDFRLMASGPRCGIGELKLPARQPGSSIMPGKVNPVIAEVLNQVCYQVIGNDLTITLAVENGQFELNVMEPVLAYNLFNNLCYLKNGVNTFVDKLLVDLEVDREQCEYWLNRSVGIVTALLPHLGYETASSLAKEAYTTGRAIRDIILEKGLLTEDEINHILSPKEMTRPGIAGANLLKQKGN is encoded by the coding sequence ATGAGAAAAGAACATGATTTCTTAGGTGAATTAGAAGTAGCTGATGAATTATATTACGGTGTACAAACAATTCGTGCATTAGAAAACTTCCATATTACAGGTAAACACTTGGACCAAGACTTTATCAAAGCATTGGCAATGGTTAAAAAAGCATCTGCTTTAGCGAATATGAAAACTGGTCGCTTAAATGTATCTATTGGTAAAGCTATTGTACAAGCTGCAGACGAAGTAATTGAAGGTCAATTTGCGGACCAATTCCCTGTTGATCCAATTCAAGGTGGCGCAGGTACTTCTGTAAATATGAATATGAACGAAGTATTGGCTAACCGTGCTTGTGAAATTTTGGGTCATCCAAAAGGAAGCTATGATATTGTAAGCCCTAACAACCATTGTAATATGGCACAATCCACAAATGATGCTTTCCCAACAGCAATCAAGGTATGTGCGATTTTGAAATCTAAACCTTTACTTGAAGCCTTACAACGCCTTGTTGATGAACTTGAGAAAAAGGCTGATGAATATAGCGAAATTTTGAAAATGGGTCGTACTCATTTACAAGATGCGGTGCCAATTACATTAGGCCAAGAAATGGGTGCCTATGCATCTGGTGTTCGCCGCGGTATTAAACGTATTAAATCTGCCGTTGAAGGTGCACATGTAATTAACATGGGTGCTACTGCAGTTGGTACAGGCCTTAACGCGGAACCTAATTATATTCATGATGTAGCATACGAACTTAGTGAAGTAGTAGGCGAACCATTCTACACAGCTGAAAACTTAATTGATGCTACCAACAATACAGATATCTTTGCTGATATCTCCAGTGGTTTGAAAGTTACTGCTCTTGTATTGATTAAAATGGCAAACGACTTCCGCTTGATGGCTTCTGGTCCTCGCTGTGGTATTGGGGAATTAAAATTACCTGCTCGTCAACCTGGTTCCTCCATCATGCCAGGCAAGGTTAACCCTGTTATCGCCGAAGTGTTGAACCAAGTATGTTATCAAGTTATCGGTAATGACTTAACAATTACATTGGCTGTAGAAAATGGTCAATTCGAATTGAACGTAATGGAACCTGTATTGGCTTACAATTTGTTCAATAATCTTTGCTACCTCAAAAACGGTGTAAATACATTCGTTGATAAATTACTCGTAGATCTTGAAGTAGATCGTGAACAATGCGAATACTGGTTGAATCGTTCCGTTGGTATCGTAACAGCATTGTTGCCACACCTTGGGTATGAAACAGCATCTTCTCTTGCAAAAGAAGCCTATACTACTGGTCGTGCTATCCGTGATATCATCTTGGAAAAAGGTTTGTTGACTGAAGATGAAATCAATCATATCCTTTCTCCTAAAGAAATGACTCGCCCTGGTATTGCTGGTGCTAATCTTTTAAAACAAAAAGGCAACTAA
- the rpoB gene encoding DNA-directed RNA polymerase subunit beta: MFKPEQVGKRTRYTYAKINEVIKMPHLLDIQRKSYEWFLESGLQNIFNDISPIKDNSGNLVLSFEGFSLGEPKYDINECKNRDATYAAPLRVNIRLVNNDPENMDIKEQEVFMGDFPLMTDTGTFIINGAERVIVSQLVRSPGVYYNKEIDTMGNRLYDSTVIPNRGAWIELETDASEVVAVRIDRNRKLPATVLVRALGWDTNESILDLFWNGKTDEDGLPVYDERIVRTLEKDTTQSADEALVEIYKKLRPGEPPTVESARNLFDNLFFDARRYDLARVGRYKLNKKLGWRQRMLGQTLAQPIVDPETGEIILDAGVQVGEEQLDIVANSHVFDGEGFAEFYIVNNDGVESKVICNNCNLPYDHRTVTREDMIANISYLLNLMDGAGHTDDIDHLGNRRLRCVGELLQNQFRIGLTRMERVVRERMTIQEIESITPQALINIRPVVAAIKEFFGSSQLSQFMDQTNPLAELTHKRRLSALGPGGLSRERAGFEVRDVHHSHYGRMCPIETPEGPNIGLINSLSNYAKVNEFGFIEAPYRKVEKIYGTGADADKVVKVRVTDSVVYMTADEEEGMTIAQANSPIDGEGYFTNEHVACRRGHDVLEVTPDKVDYMDVSPKEVVSIGTAMIPFLENDDANRALMGANMQRQAVPLLRAQAPLVGTGMEYTAATDSGVCVLAREAGKVVRCWGNEIHVLRDSDGRVDTYRLNKFLRSNQSTCFNQKPIVNRGDHVVKGQVLADGPATDGGELALGYNVLVAFMPWEGYNYEDAILLSEELCKEDIYTSIHIEEYECDARDTKLGAEEITRELPNTGDDTLKNLDEDGIICIGAEVHPGDILVGKATPKGETELTPEERLLRAIFGDKEREVRDTSLRVPHGESGKVVDVKVFTRENGDELQPGVNKLVRVYIAQKRKIHEGDKMAGRHGNKGVVSRVMRKEDMPFLPDGTPVQIVLNPLGVPSRMNIGQVLETHLGWAVQGLGMKIKATDLHIQNVLKEARTDASYWEQIDAIRGLYAEIEELEAKAKEDVTVPHFDIDEKIIDLKSQILGHVESAAQKKLEALGGEARYQELKAIEAKYNALHVEFFDSEEDAPEMDPALVEELEAINKVKTTLNHIESARAKRVEIRHELEGLGYDYETYGMPKPDVAGIHIATPVFDGAHEKDVFETLGIAGRSDDGKTVLYDGRTGEPMDNRVTVGYVYMLKLHHLVDDKIHARSTGPYSLVTQQPLGGKAQFGGQRFGEMEVWALEAYGAAYTLQELLTVKSDDVVGRVKAYEKIVKGENIPEPGVPESFKVLLKELQSIGLDVKILNEDQEEVVMKELDDEDEVVETGIEEVMEGSAVETDEVTVVEPEVEEEAPADNGGEDDILSQLAFPMGDSSNDED, from the coding sequence ATGTTCAAACCTGAACAGGTAGGCAAACGAACTCGTTATACGTACGCAAAAATTAACGAAGTTATCAAGATGCCGCATTTATTGGACATTCAGCGTAAATCGTATGAGTGGTTCTTGGAGAGTGGTTTACAAAATATTTTCAACGATATTTCTCCGATTAAAGACAATTCAGGTAATCTAGTACTTTCTTTCGAAGGTTTCAGCTTAGGTGAACCTAAGTATGATATTAATGAATGTAAAAACCGTGATGCTACTTACGCAGCACCACTTCGTGTAAATATTCGCTTAGTAAATAATGATCCAGAAAATATGGACATTAAAGAACAAGAAGTATTCATGGGCGATTTCCCATTGATGACTGACACAGGTACTTTCATCATCAATGGTGCAGAACGTGTAATCGTATCCCAATTGGTACGTTCTCCAGGCGTTTACTACAATAAAGAAATCGATACAATGGGTAACCGTTTGTACGATTCCACAGTTATTCCTAACCGTGGCGCATGGATCGAGCTTGAAACTGATGCAAGCGAAGTTGTGGCTGTTCGTATTGACCGTAACCGTAAATTACCAGCTACTGTATTGGTACGTGCATTAGGTTGGGATACTAATGAAAGCATCCTCGACCTCTTCTGGAATGGTAAAACTGATGAAGATGGTTTGCCAGTATATGATGAACGCATCGTTCGTACATTAGAAAAAGATACAACTCAATCTGCTGATGAAGCATTGGTTGAAATCTATAAAAAATTACGTCCAGGCGAACCTCCTACAGTAGAGTCTGCTCGTAACTTGTTCGATAACTTGTTCTTCGATGCACGCCGTTATGACTTAGCGCGCGTTGGTCGTTACAAATTGAACAAAAAACTTGGCTGGCGTCAACGTATGTTGGGTCAAACATTGGCTCAACCAATCGTAGATCCAGAAACTGGCGAAATCATTCTTGATGCAGGTGTACAAGTTGGGGAAGAACAACTTGATATCGTTGCTAATAGCCATGTATTCGATGGTGAAGGTTTCGCTGAGTTCTACATCGTAAATAACGATGGTGTAGAATCTAAAGTTATCTGTAACAACTGCAACTTGCCATACGATCACCGTACAGTCACAAGAGAAGATATGATCGCTAACATCTCTTACTTGCTCAACCTTATGGATGGCGCAGGTCATACAGATGATATCGACCACTTGGGTAACCGTCGTCTTCGTTGTGTAGGTGAATTGTTGCAAAACCAATTCCGTATTGGTTTAACTCGTATGGAACGTGTTGTTCGTGAACGTATGACAATTCAAGAAATCGAATCTATCACGCCTCAAGCGTTGATTAACATTCGCCCTGTAGTGGCAGCAATCAAAGAATTCTTTGGTTCTTCTCAATTGTCTCAGTTCATGGACCAAACAAACCCATTAGCAGAATTGACTCATAAACGTCGTCTATCTGCCCTTGGCCCTGGCGGTTTATCTCGTGAGCGTGCAGGCTTCGAAGTTCGTGACGTGCATCACTCTCACTATGGCCGTATGTGTCCAATCGAAACTCCAGAAGGTCCAAACATCGGTTTGATCAACTCCTTGTCTAACTACGCGAAAGTAAATGAATTTGGTTTCATTGAGGCTCCATACCGTAAAGTAGAAAAAATCTATGGTACAGGTGCCGATGCAGACAAAGTTGTAAAAGTTCGTGTCACTGATTCCGTTGTATATATGACAGCTGATGAAGAAGAAGGCATGACAATTGCCCAAGCGAACTCCCCAATCGATGGTGAAGGTTACTTTACTAATGAACACGTTGCTTGTCGTCGTGGTCATGATGTATTGGAAGTTACACCTGATAAGGTAGACTACATGGACGTTAGTCCAAAAGAAGTTGTATCCATCGGTACAGCTATGATTCCATTCCTTGAAAATGATGATGCTAACCGTGCCTTGATGGGTGCGAACATGCAACGTCAAGCGGTACCACTCTTGCGCGCTCAAGCTCCACTTGTTGGTACAGGTATGGAATATACAGCAGCTACTGACTCCGGCGTTTGCGTACTTGCTCGTGAAGCTGGTAAAGTTGTACGTTGCTGGGGTAATGAAATCCACGTTCTTCGCGATAGCGATGGTCGTGTTGATACATACCGTTTGAATAAATTCCTTCGTTCTAACCAATCCACATGCTTTAACCAAAAACCAATCGTTAATCGTGGCGACCATGTTGTAAAAGGCCAAGTATTGGCTGACGGTCCTGCTACTGATGGCGGTGAATTGGCGTTAGGTTATAACGTTCTTGTAGCGTTCATGCCTTGGGAAGGTTATAACTACGAAGATGCGATCTTGCTTAGTGAAGAACTTTGCAAAGAAGATATCTATACATCCATTCATATTGAAGAGTACGAATGCGATGCGCGTGACACTAAATTAGGTGCCGAAGAAATTACTCGTGAATTACCTAATACTGGTGATGACACACTTAAAAACCTTGATGAAGATGGTATCATCTGCATTGGTGCAGAAGTACACCCTGGCGACATTCTCGTAGGTAAAGCTACACCAAAAGGTGAAACTGAATTAACACCTGAAGAACGCTTATTGCGCGCTATCTTTGGCGACAAAGAACGCGAAGTGCGCGACACATCCTTGCGCGTACCTCATGGCGAATCTGGTAAAGTTGTAGACGTTAAAGTCTTCACTCGTGAAAACGGTGACGAATTACAACCAGGTGTAAATAAACTTGTTCGCGTATACATCGCTCAAAAACGTAAGATTCACGAAGGCGATAAAATGGCGGGCCGTCATGGTAACAAAGGTGTCGTTTCTCGTGTTATGAGAAAAGAAGATATGCCATTCCTTCCAGATGGTACTCCAGTACAAATCGTATTGAACCCATTGGGCGTACCTTCTCGTATGAACATCGGTCAGGTTCTTGAAACTCACTTGGGTTGGGCTGTTCAAGGCTTAGGTATGAAAATCAAAGCTACAGACCTTCACATCCAAAACGTGTTGAAAGAAGCTCGCACTGATGCATCTTACTGGGAACAAATTGACGCTATTCGCGGCTTATATGCTGAAATTGAAGAATTAGAAGCAAAAGCTAAAGAAGATGTGACTGTTCCTCATTTCGATATCGATGAAAAAATCATCGACTTGAAATCTCAAATTCTTGGTCATGTAGAATCTGCAGCGCAAAAGAAACTTGAAGCTCTTGGCGGCGAAGCTCGTTATCAAGAACTTAAAGCTATTGAAGCTAAATACAATGCACTTCATGTAGAATTCTTCGATTCTGAAGAAGACGCTCCAGAAATGGATCCAGCTCTTGTAGAAGAATTAGAAGCTATTAATAAAGTTAAAACTACATTGAACCATATTGAATCTGCTCGTGCTAAACGCGTTGAAATTCGTCATGAACTCGAAGGCCTTGGTTACGATTATGAAACATATGGCATGCCAAAACCAGATGTAGCTGGTATTCACATTGCTACACCTGTATTTGATGGTGCGCATGAAAAAGACGTATTTGAAACATTAGGCATTGCTGGTCGTTCCGATGATGGTAAAACAGTATTGTACGATGGTCGTACTGGTGAACCTATGGATAACCGTGTAACTGTTGGTTACGTATACATGCTTAAACTCCATCACTTGGTTGATGATAAAATCCATGCTCGTTCCACAGGTCCGTACTCCCTTGTTACACAACAACCATTGGGCGGTAAAGCTCAATTCGGTGGTCAACGTTTCGGGGAAATGGAAGTTTGGGCTCTCGAAGCATATGGCGCAGCTTATACACTTCAAGAGCTATTAACTGTTAAGTCTGACGACGTTGTTGGTCGTGTGAAAGCATACGAAAAAATCGTTAAAGGCGAAAACATCCCTGAACCAGGTGTACCTGAGTCCTTCAAGGTATTGCTCAAAGAACTTCAAAGTATTGGTCTTGATGTAAAAATCTTGAATGAAGATCAAGAAGAAGTTGTTATGAAAGAACTTGATGACGAAGATGAAGTGGTAGAAACTGGCATTGAAGAAGTTATGGAAGGCAGTGCAGTAGAAACTGATGAAGTAACTGTAGTAGAGCCAGAAGTAGAGGAAGAAGCACCTGCTGATAACGGCGGTGAAGACGATATCCTTAGCCAATTGGCGTTCCCAATGGGCGATTCCTCTAACGATGAAGACTAA